From the Amycolatopsis thermoflava N1165 genome, one window contains:
- a CDS encoding SDR family NAD(P)-dependent oxidoreductase, producing the protein MTERSAHTRKEPLPTRTGGGHAATLLNRQVLVTGADGFIGSHLVERLLAEGADVRALCVYNSNGSYGWLDELDQDLAERLDLRLGDIRDGRFVHEIVEGIDIVFHLAALIAIPYSYQAPASFVETNVTGTLNVLEAARALGGVTVVNTSTSEVYGTPSTVPIRESHPLRAQSPYAASKIAADQLCEAYARSFDLDVRTLRPFNTFGPRQSARAIIPTILGQLLAGHTRVRLGSLTPRRDFTYVSDTVDGFVRMGLADLAPGTLVQLGTGEDISIGELFDVCCRVTGADAVPETQSIRVRPRASEVEILRSDPGNAQSVLGWRAETALMDGIKRTAAWLQPRTDPHRAVRYAR; encoded by the coding sequence GTGACTGAACGGTCTGCACATACGAGAAAAGAGCCGTTGCCGACGCGAACAGGGGGTGGCCATGCGGCCACCCTCCTGAACCGCCAGGTCCTGGTGACCGGTGCCGACGGATTCATCGGGAGCCATCTGGTCGAGCGCCTCCTCGCCGAAGGCGCGGACGTCCGTGCGTTGTGCGTGTACAACTCGAACGGGTCGTACGGCTGGCTGGACGAGCTCGACCAGGACCTCGCGGAGCGACTGGACCTCCGGCTCGGCGACATCCGGGACGGGCGGTTCGTGCACGAAATCGTCGAAGGCATCGACATCGTGTTCCACCTCGCCGCTCTGATCGCCATCCCATACAGCTACCAGGCCCCGGCCTCTTTCGTTGAGACGAACGTGACCGGCACCCTCAACGTTCTGGAAGCGGCCAGGGCTCTTGGCGGCGTGACGGTTGTGAACACCTCGACCAGCGAGGTCTACGGAACCCCCAGTACGGTGCCCATCCGGGAGTCTCACCCGCTGCGGGCTCAGTCGCCTTATGCGGCATCGAAGATCGCTGCGGACCAGCTCTGCGAAGCGTACGCGCGGTCATTCGACCTCGACGTCCGGACCCTGCGCCCGTTCAACACCTTCGGCCCCCGGCAATCGGCGCGCGCGATCATCCCCACCATCCTCGGGCAGTTGCTCGCCGGACACACGCGAGTACGGCTGGGTAGCCTCACCCCCCGGCGCGACTTCACCTACGTCTCCGACACGGTCGACGGCTTCGTCCGGATGGGCCTCGCCGATCTTGCTCCAGGCACCTTGGTCCAGCTCGGCACCGGAGAAGACATATCCATCGGTGAGCTCTTCGACGTCTGTTGCCGGGTCACGGGCGCCGACGCGGTCCCGGAAACTCAATCGATACGCGTCCGGCCCAGAGCCAGCGAGGTCGAGATCTTGCGATCTGATCCCGGGAACGCACAGTCGGTACTCGGTTGGCGGGCCGAAACCGCGCTGATGGACGGCATCAAGAGAACAGCCGCGTGGCTGCAGCCGAGAACCGATCCCCACCGCGCCGTGAGGTACGCCAGATGA
- a CDS encoding Zn-dependent alcohol dehydrogenase translates to MDVLAPVLRHPNEPQNVELVALGEPRTGEVLVRMVAAGVCHSCLSVEKGAYPDVPLPMILGDEGAGVVEAVGPGCDSLQPGDHVILSWAPVCGRCRSCAAGLPALCPNTSPFQMRDGTTRFEAGGTPIQHFGPSTYSSYVVVDATAAVKIRADMPLDKAALIGCAVTTGVGAVLNTAQVRPGQSVVVFGCGGIGLNAVQGAALAGAQPVIAVDLAEHKLEASKVLGAEVQINAQQTDPINEVLAHSAGGVDCAVVAVGSTQVMEQALAVLRPRGVCVLVGAPRPGDLVRVDPGLLTSGERRIVGSKYGSSNPHEAFPELVELYLAGKLKLDELIGHRYRLDQINEASAALDEGRDLRGLIVFD, encoded by the coding sequence GTGGACGTTCTCGCCCCCGTGTTGAGACACCCCAATGAGCCACAGAACGTCGAACTCGTTGCACTCGGCGAACCTCGGACTGGTGAGGTGCTCGTGCGGATGGTCGCGGCCGGGGTTTGCCACAGCTGTCTCAGCGTCGAAAAGGGGGCTTACCCGGACGTGCCCCTGCCCATGATCCTCGGCGACGAAGGCGCCGGCGTCGTCGAAGCCGTGGGACCAGGATGTGACTCACTGCAACCCGGCGATCACGTCATCCTCTCCTGGGCCCCGGTGTGCGGTCGATGTCGTTCATGCGCAGCCGGGCTTCCCGCCCTGTGCCCGAACACCTCCCCGTTCCAGATGCGGGACGGGACCACCCGCTTCGAAGCCGGCGGCACCCCCATCCAGCACTTCGGCCCCTCCACGTACAGCTCGTACGTGGTGGTGGACGCGACCGCTGCGGTCAAGATCCGCGCCGACATGCCGCTCGACAAGGCAGCGCTCATCGGCTGCGCCGTGACAACGGGCGTCGGAGCGGTGTTGAACACCGCCCAAGTACGGCCTGGCCAGAGTGTCGTCGTCTTCGGGTGCGGGGGCATCGGCCTGAACGCCGTGCAGGGGGCTGCGCTCGCAGGAGCTCAACCGGTGATCGCTGTCGACCTCGCCGAGCACAAGCTGGAAGCCTCCAAAGTCCTCGGCGCAGAGGTTCAGATCAACGCGCAGCAAACGGACCCGATCAATGAAGTCCTCGCCCACTCGGCCGGCGGAGTCGATTGCGCAGTGGTGGCGGTCGGCTCGACGCAGGTCATGGAACAGGCGCTGGCGGTTCTCCGGCCACGGGGCGTGTGCGTCCTCGTAGGTGCGCCCCGTCCTGGTGACCTGGTCCGCGTCGACCCCGGGCTGCTCACCTCGGGCGAGCGGCGGATCGTCGGGTCGAAATACGGCTCGTCAAACCCGCACGAAGCGTTCCCCGAACTGGTCGAGCTCTACCTGGCGGGCAAGTTGAAACTCGACGAGCTGATCGGTCACCGCTACCGCCTCGACCAGATCAACGAGGCCTCCGCAGCGCTCGACGAGGGCCGGGACCTCCGCGGGCTCATCGTCTTCGACTGA
- a CDS encoding ABC transporter permease, with protein MLYRYVGSRLGQSLIVLFGAVAISFALTNLIGKPSDVLGGPFMTADQRAALNAQLGYDQPVLPRFGNFLVNLVTGDFGVSYRSNENAMTVVMESLPNTLVLVLSALLLASAISLVLAIFSVRHREGVADRALRRSVGVFQGMPNFWLALMLILLLSVQVPLLPSFGFNEPAALVLPMLAMAIPIVPIQFRIFRGQLLDVMGKNFVEAMRARGLSERSIVYRHGLRNMVGPAVTLTALQLGYLIGGSLVVETVFSWPGIGNLVVSAVQARDFAVVQAIIIVVAAFYVLLNLVADVVVLLIDPRTRKGTA; from the coding sequence ATGTTGTACAGATACGTCGGTAGCAGGCTTGGGCAGAGCCTGATCGTTTTGTTCGGCGCGGTGGCGATTTCCTTCGCCCTGACGAACCTGATCGGCAAGCCGTCGGACGTTCTCGGTGGCCCGTTCATGACCGCCGACCAGCGTGCCGCGCTCAACGCCCAGCTAGGGTACGACCAGCCGGTACTTCCGAGGTTCGGCAATTTCCTGGTCAACCTCGTCACCGGTGATTTCGGTGTTTCATACCGGTCCAACGAGAACGCCATGACGGTTGTTATGGAGTCCCTGCCGAACACCCTGGTACTGGTTCTCTCCGCGCTGCTCCTGGCGTCGGCGATCTCGCTGGTCCTGGCGATCTTCAGCGTGCGGCACCGGGAAGGCGTGGCGGACCGCGCGCTGCGTCGTTCAGTTGGAGTCTTCCAGGGCATGCCGAACTTCTGGCTCGCCCTGATGCTGATCTTGCTCCTGTCTGTGCAGGTTCCACTGCTGCCGAGCTTCGGCTTCAACGAACCGGCCGCGTTGGTGCTTCCGATGCTCGCGATGGCTATCCCGATCGTGCCGATCCAATTCCGCATCTTCCGGGGACAACTGCTCGACGTGATGGGGAAGAACTTCGTCGAAGCGATGCGAGCCCGGGGCTTGAGCGAGCGAAGCATCGTCTATCGGCACGGACTGCGCAACATGGTGGGCCCCGCGGTCACCTTGACTGCCCTGCAACTCGGTTACCTGATCGGCGGCAGCCTGGTCGTGGAGACGGTGTTCTCCTGGCCGGGGATCGGCAACCTCGTGGTGTCGGCCGTACAGGCGCGGGATTTCGCTGTGGTGCAGGCGATCATCATCGTCGTCGCCGCCTTCTACGTCCTGCTCAACCTGGTGGCAGATGTCGTCGTCCTGCTCATCGATCCTCGGACGCGGAAGGGGACGGCATGA
- the neuC gene encoding UDP-N-acetylglucosamine 2-epimerase — protein MTQLRKVCAFTGSRADYSPMIPILECLDTDPEIDLVLLVSGGHLVPDQGKTVDEVREDGFTIADEIDVVLSGDHPAAMAKSLGLGVIGMSDALRRIRPDVLLVSGDRYEALAVAVAALPQDIVIAHFGGGQLTYGVVDERIRHALTKIAHLHFVLSATDKGRLVRMGEDPAHVHVVGGALLRGHVTGRTLGRAELAQQLGISLGPPVFTITYHPVTSDQLESAKGLAAMLDALDSHPDATLVFTAPNVDRGGQQILLQIRDYVWRNGKRALLVPSLGWRRYQSLLACSAVVIGNSSSGLVDAPAAGVPSVNIGSRQEGRDRAASVLDCPPERAAIAAAITKARAVQRKAPPEPGRPADNDLSRLVAAPVKSADFPDFQKKRFYENDLGGVDK, from the coding sequence ATGACTCAGCTGCGGAAAGTGTGTGCGTTCACCGGATCCCGGGCCGACTACAGTCCGATGATCCCCATCTTGGAATGCCTGGACACCGATCCCGAGATCGACTTGGTGTTACTGGTGTCCGGCGGTCACCTGGTGCCAGACCAGGGAAAGACTGTTGACGAAGTCCGCGAAGACGGCTTCACGATCGCCGACGAGATCGATGTCGTGCTGTCCGGAGACCACCCCGCCGCCATGGCGAAGTCACTCGGCCTGGGAGTGATCGGGATGTCCGACGCACTGCGCAGGATCAGGCCTGACGTGCTGCTCGTTTCCGGCGACAGGTACGAAGCACTCGCCGTCGCGGTGGCAGCACTTCCACAGGACATCGTGATCGCTCACTTCGGTGGCGGTCAGCTCACCTACGGGGTCGTGGATGAACGTATCCGCCACGCCCTCACGAAGATCGCGCACCTCCATTTCGTGCTGAGTGCGACCGACAAGGGCCGCTTGGTGCGCATGGGCGAAGATCCAGCCCACGTGCATGTCGTCGGCGGCGCTCTTCTCCGCGGGCACGTCACCGGCCGAACCTTGGGCCGGGCCGAACTCGCGCAGCAATTGGGTATCTCACTCGGGCCACCGGTCTTCACCATCACCTACCACCCGGTCACGAGTGACCAACTCGAATCCGCCAAAGGGCTCGCGGCGATGCTGGACGCTCTGGATTCCCATCCCGATGCCACGCTCGTGTTCACCGCACCCAACGTCGACCGCGGTGGGCAGCAGATTCTCCTCCAGATCCGGGATTACGTGTGGCGGAACGGAAAACGAGCGCTCTTGGTGCCCTCACTCGGCTGGCGGCGGTACCAAAGCCTCCTGGCCTGCAGTGCCGTCGTGATCGGGAATTCGTCCAGCGGTCTGGTCGACGCACCGGCCGCCGGAGTCCCGAGCGTCAACATCGGCTCTCGTCAGGAGGGGCGCGATCGGGCAGCTTCGGTTCTCGACTGCCCACCAGAGCGGGCCGCGATCGCTGCGGCGATCACCAAAGCCCGTGCCGTCCAGCGCAAGGCGCCACCCGAACCCGGGAGGCCGGCGGACAACGACCTGAGCCGCCTCGTCGCAGCACCGGTGAAAAGTGCCGATTTCCCTGATTTCCAGAAGAAGCGATTTTACGAGAACGACCTCGGAGGCGTTGACAAATGA
- a CDS encoding ABC transporter substrate-binding protein: MSNSASRTAPPALAAKRRGIGRREALRWGIGAGAGLVVGLPVLSGCSIGSQQSSGGGQGSPPATPTGVLRVGHPADPSSLDPSVAFDGATLSVLSNHVYEGLLRFKQGTSDVEGLLAESYESSPDAREWTFRLREGVKFHDGEVLNSTAVRKTFEYYSREDAGLSLLIPADAVFDDSDPAVFRVKSPKPAPDMARNATLVGIISPKLVAQGVDVVKATAVGTGPFRFVSYTAAKSIVLTANPDYRGPGPYVQEVQFLIIPDASARASALRSGSIDLVAKVAPADAVALRSDRNLVVQEAPTWSQSEVIFFLKSPVSDNLKVRQAVAHAIDKAALIKSIQNGVGTPAESVLPPGVYGYHAPATKYSYDLGKAQQIIAECGLSSPVQAEIIWAPELGASLDKMAFAISGMVKKIGVELKVTQKPIGEIAKQIMDTTLQKPYQSVMGDMGWLNGAPLFLTTGYFETVSGFEELKPLKEKMVSTPDGPERLQVIADMQELFARQLPMIPLYTVTEIDVHRSAVQGYSVPRDGFLPRLGEVYLSA; the protein is encoded by the coding sequence ATGAGCAATTCCGCATCTCGTACCGCTCCGCCGGCTCTCGCAGCAAAACGGCGTGGCATCGGCAGGCGAGAGGCGTTGCGCTGGGGGATCGGCGCGGGGGCGGGTCTGGTCGTGGGTCTTCCCGTCTTGTCCGGTTGTTCCATCGGTAGTCAGCAGTCTTCGGGTGGCGGGCAGGGCAGCCCGCCGGCAACCCCGACCGGCGTGCTCCGTGTCGGGCACCCGGCGGATCCATCGAGCCTCGACCCGTCGGTCGCCTTCGACGGTGCGACCCTCTCGGTGCTCTCCAACCACGTGTACGAGGGGCTGCTGCGTTTCAAGCAAGGGACCTCTGACGTGGAAGGACTGCTGGCGGAAAGTTACGAATCCTCCCCTGATGCTCGCGAGTGGACGTTCCGGCTCAGGGAAGGCGTCAAGTTCCATGACGGCGAGGTGCTGAACTCGACGGCCGTGCGGAAGACGTTCGAGTACTACAGCCGGGAGGACGCCGGTCTTTCGCTGCTGATCCCGGCCGATGCGGTCTTCGACGACTCCGACCCCGCCGTCTTCCGCGTCAAGTCGCCTAAACCTGCACCGGATATGGCGCGGAACGCCACATTGGTCGGCATCATCTCGCCGAAGCTCGTCGCCCAGGGGGTCGACGTCGTCAAGGCGACAGCGGTCGGAACTGGCCCCTTCAGGTTCGTCAGTTACACGGCAGCGAAATCGATCGTCCTCACCGCCAACCCGGACTACCGCGGCCCGGGGCCGTACGTGCAGGAGGTCCAGTTCCTGATCATCCCTGATGCGTCGGCCCGTGCTTCCGCCCTGCGATCCGGCAGCATCGACCTGGTTGCCAAGGTCGCGCCAGCTGATGCGGTGGCGCTGCGCTCCGATCGGAACCTGGTGGTCCAAGAGGCGCCGACCTGGTCGCAAAGCGAAGTCATCTTCTTCCTGAAGAGCCCGGTTTCGGACAACCTCAAGGTTCGGCAGGCCGTCGCCCACGCGATCGACAAAGCCGCACTGATAAAGTCGATCCAGAACGGTGTTGGCACGCCTGCCGAAAGTGTTCTTCCCCCGGGGGTGTACGGCTATCATGCGCCCGCCACCAAGTACTCGTACGACCTCGGAAAAGCACAGCAAATCATCGCCGAATGCGGGTTGTCCTCCCCTGTCCAGGCTGAGATAATCTGGGCGCCAGAACTTGGTGCGAGTCTCGACAAGATGGCGTTCGCGATAAGCGGCATGGTGAAGAAAATCGGTGTCGAGCTGAAGGTCACCCAAAAGCCCATCGGTGAGATCGCAAAACAGATCATGGACACAACTCTGCAGAAGCCGTACCAGTCGGTCATGGGGGACATGGGCTGGCTGAACGGAGCTCCGCTGTTCCTCACCACCGGGTACTTCGAGACTGTCTCCGGGTTCGAGGAGTTGAAGCCTCTCAAGGAAAAAATGGTAAGCACGCCGGACGGGCCGGAACGGTTGCAGGTGATCGCGGACATGCAAGAGCTGTTCGCCCGGCAACTGCCCATGATCCCGCTCTACACCGTGACCGAGATCGACGTGCACAGGTCCGCTGTCCAGGGTTACTCCGTTCCCCGTGACGGGTTCCTGCCGCGACTGGGCGAGGTGTACCTCAGCGCCTGA
- a CDS encoding 3-oxoacyl-ACP synthase III family protein translates to MNTAILGTGSYLPREVLTSAELGDRLGVGEQWIMDRTRIRERRVAAPDEATSDLATQAAHEAIRDAGLTAADIDLIIVATSTPDQPMPASACLVQANLGAWRAAAFDVEAVCSGFVYALVIAHAMLVADAGPHTALVIGADTYSRVLDYTDRKTAVLFGDGAGAVVLGKAPHGRGLMASLLGADGAAADFVQVPAGGSRRPASHETVNHGEHYFAMKGREVRKMAEQVLPEVVVRLTESAGIDLRDVGLIVPHQANGVILEAMAASLELPRDLMHVTVDKYGNTGAASVPVTLDDAARNGRLTPGSTVLLVAFGGGMTWAGAALHWHGPARHRKDPSCT, encoded by the coding sequence ATGAATACCGCCATCCTCGGAACCGGTTCGTACCTGCCCCGGGAAGTGCTCACGAGCGCCGAACTGGGAGATCGGCTGGGCGTCGGGGAGCAGTGGATCATGGACCGGACGAGGATCCGTGAGCGCCGCGTGGCCGCACCGGACGAAGCCACTTCGGACCTGGCGACGCAGGCTGCACACGAGGCGATCCGGGACGCCGGGTTGACCGCCGCCGACATCGATCTCATCATCGTCGCCACGTCGACCCCCGACCAGCCGATGCCGGCGTCGGCGTGCCTCGTCCAAGCGAATCTCGGAGCCTGGCGGGCGGCGGCATTCGATGTCGAAGCTGTGTGCTCAGGCTTCGTCTACGCGCTGGTGATCGCGCACGCGATGCTGGTCGCAGACGCCGGCCCGCACACGGCACTGGTGATCGGGGCCGACACCTATTCACGGGTGCTCGACTACACAGACCGAAAGACCGCGGTTCTGTTCGGTGACGGTGCGGGTGCCGTTGTGCTGGGTAAAGCTCCGCACGGCCGCGGGCTGATGGCCAGCCTGCTCGGCGCGGATGGCGCCGCCGCTGATTTCGTCCAGGTTCCCGCCGGCGGTAGCCGCCGCCCCGCCAGTCACGAGACGGTGAATCACGGTGAGCACTACTTCGCGATGAAGGGACGCGAGGTGCGCAAGATGGCTGAGCAGGTGCTGCCCGAGGTCGTCGTCCGCCTCACCGAGTCCGCAGGTATCGATCTGCGCGATGTCGGGCTCATCGTGCCCCACCAGGCCAACGGTGTCATTCTCGAGGCGATGGCGGCGTCGCTGGAACTGCCACGAGATCTCATGCACGTGACCGTCGACAAGTACGGGAACACAGGGGCGGCATCCGTTCCGGTGACGCTCGACGACGCCGCGCGGAACGGACGGTTGACGCCGGGCAGCACCGTCCTCCTCGTCGCTTTCGGCGGAGGTATGACCTGGGCAGGAGCGGCTCTGCACTGGCATGGTCCGGCGCGACACCGGAAGGACCCCTCATGCACCTGA
- a CDS encoding SDR family NAD(P)-dependent oxidoreductase — translation MHLKDRVVFITGASRGIGAELARDFAAHGARLGLVARNIEALAELAGELPSDALPVPCDIRDEEALGAACRKVADHFGTIDSVVANAGVALESGRAHKVRTETWIRTLETNLTGPFLTARAAHPYLAASGRGRLVLTSSVIARQPRPGLSAYAASKAGVEGLTRALAADWAKDGICVNAVAPGFFGLGMGAAFEAGERLRDQVIARTVLGRFGEPQDIAGVVRFLASDAAAYVNGQVLGVDGGYGLGV, via the coding sequence ATGCACCTGAAGGACCGCGTAGTTTTCATCACCGGCGCAAGCCGGGGGATCGGTGCCGAACTGGCGCGTGATTTCGCTGCGCACGGAGCGCGGCTCGGGCTGGTCGCGCGGAACATCGAGGCGCTCGCCGAACTCGCCGGCGAGCTGCCTTCGGATGCACTGCCTGTACCTTGTGACATCCGTGACGAGGAGGCTCTCGGAGCGGCGTGCCGGAAGGTGGCAGACCACTTCGGCACTATCGATTCCGTAGTCGCCAACGCGGGCGTCGCGCTGGAATCGGGGCGAGCCCACAAGGTGCGGACAGAGACCTGGATCCGCACGCTCGAGACGAACCTCACGGGACCGTTCCTCACCGCCCGCGCCGCCCACCCCTATCTCGCGGCCTCCGGGCGAGGACGCCTCGTCCTGACGTCGTCGGTGATCGCGCGGCAACCGCGCCCCGGCTTGAGTGCTTACGCTGCATCGAAAGCCGGGGTCGAAGGGTTGACCCGCGCACTTGCCGCGGACTGGGCGAAGGATGGCATCTGCGTGAACGCCGTGGCTCCCGGGTTCTTCGGCCTCGGAATGGGAGCCGCTTTCGAGGCCGGTGAGCGCCTTCGTGACCAGGTGATCGCCCGCACCGTGCTGGGCCGCTTCGGTGAGCCGCAGGACATCGCGGGTGTTGTGCGGTTCCTCGCCAGCGACGCCGCTGCCTACGTCAACGGGCAGGTCCTCGGAGTGGACGGAGGGTACGGGCTGGGAGTTTGA
- a CDS encoding DegT/DnrJ/EryC1/StrS family aminotransferase: MTGQANRIPLAEPELSGNEKRYVQECLDTGYVSSVGPFVNRFEREFAESIGGAHTVACASGTAALHVALRLAGAGTGSLVAVSTLTFIASANAAAYTGADLWLVDSEPRTWNMNTHLLHDEVVRAARAGRRFPDVVEVVHLLGHPADIEPLLDLRERFGVRIVEDAAEALGAGWSTGPLAGRHVGTVGDYGCFSFNGNKMITSGGGGMIAATDERAAAKARHLTTQARSPERGYWHDEVGYNYRMTNVAAAIGLAQLEQLPKKLSAKQRIAARYNARLEQLAVERCPHEPWATPSHWIYSILTSDPDPLIDALAKKNIEARRLWPPVHRQPPYLSSHQVGRGVADSLYQRAVSLPSSVHLSEIDQDRVLHEVIQTINRGR; this comes from the coding sequence ATGACCGGTCAAGCAAATCGAATTCCCCTGGCGGAACCCGAACTCTCCGGCAACGAGAAGCGTTACGTACAGGAATGCCTCGACACGGGTTACGTGTCGTCGGTGGGACCGTTCGTGAACCGGTTCGAGCGCGAGTTCGCGGAGAGCATCGGTGGGGCGCATACGGTGGCGTGCGCGAGTGGCACCGCGGCACTCCACGTAGCGCTCAGGCTGGCCGGAGCGGGCACTGGCTCGCTGGTCGCCGTGTCGACGCTCACCTTCATCGCCTCGGCGAACGCCGCCGCGTACACCGGTGCAGATCTGTGGCTCGTCGACAGCGAGCCACGCACCTGGAACATGAACACCCACCTACTCCACGACGAGGTCGTGCGAGCCGCACGAGCAGGCCGTCGGTTCCCCGACGTCGTCGAGGTGGTCCACCTTCTCGGCCATCCCGCTGACATCGAGCCGCTCCTGGACCTCCGCGAACGGTTCGGCGTGCGCATCGTCGAGGACGCCGCCGAGGCGCTGGGGGCGGGATGGAGCACAGGACCGCTGGCTGGCCGACATGTCGGCACCGTCGGTGACTACGGCTGCTTCTCCTTCAACGGCAACAAGATGATTACTTCCGGCGGCGGTGGCATGATCGCCGCCACTGACGAGCGTGCCGCGGCGAAAGCACGGCACCTCACCACGCAAGCGCGGTCACCCGAACGCGGCTACTGGCACGACGAAGTGGGCTACAACTACCGGATGACCAATGTCGCTGCAGCGATCGGTCTGGCTCAGCTGGAGCAGCTCCCGAAGAAGCTCTCGGCGAAGCAACGAATTGCCGCGCGCTACAACGCGCGTCTCGAGCAGCTAGCCGTGGAGCGTTGCCCGCACGAACCATGGGCGACCCCATCCCACTGGATCTATTCGATCCTCACAAGCGATCCCGATCCGCTGATCGACGCCCTCGCCAAGAAGAACATCGAAGCGCGGCGCCTGTGGCCACCAGTTCATCGGCAGCCTCCGTACCTCTCGTCGCACCAGGTGGGCCGGGGTGTCGCGGATTCCTTGTACCAGCGGGCCGTCTCCCTGCCCAGCTCGGTGCATTTGAGCGAGATCGACCAGGACCGCGTTCTCCACGAGGTCATCCAGACCATCAACCGAGGCCGATGA
- a CDS encoding NAD-dependent epimerase/dehydratase family protein, with protein MTLVCVTGAAGRVGSTLVRRLSTGGYDVRAVVRPGNKKFPMPSEVETAEADLTDGRALRTAVEGADVVIHLAAQMPLGDSTVEEYYDINVLGTLRVLEASVGAGRTVRRFIYASTDNTYGPADPNVMSLTEESEQFPGDYYGTSKVLCEHLVRNYRKIHGLQYTILRYGSVLAPNEAGSLFRMSWVRGFLETHSALGPRSNLWPLFKLAHGLATLLPAPDQADDPAVCLVGPDGAPWSIHLTDVRDTVEGTIRCIESPAAANEGFNIVGPRATSFAEGAKVIAKHRDTTLLNAHMPVRLAFELSNAKAERLLGYRPRYDFESTLLAGSGDTRATDYVPVGAGWTAPTS; from the coding sequence ATGACATTGGTGTGTGTGACAGGGGCTGCCGGCCGGGTGGGTTCGACGCTCGTGCGGAGGCTCAGCACCGGCGGCTACGACGTGCGTGCGGTGGTTCGCCCCGGCAACAAGAAGTTCCCGATGCCGTCCGAGGTCGAGACGGCCGAGGCCGACCTGACTGACGGCCGTGCGCTCCGAACGGCAGTCGAAGGTGCCGACGTGGTGATCCACCTGGCAGCCCAGATGCCCTTGGGCGACAGCACGGTCGAGGAGTACTACGACATCAACGTCCTGGGAACGCTGCGCGTCCTGGAGGCGTCAGTCGGCGCAGGCCGCACGGTCCGGCGTTTCATCTACGCCAGCACCGACAACACCTACGGTCCGGCGGACCCGAACGTCATGTCACTGACCGAAGAGTCCGAGCAGTTTCCCGGCGACTACTACGGAACTTCAAAGGTCTTGTGCGAGCACCTCGTCCGCAACTACCGCAAAATCCACGGGCTCCAGTACACAATATTGCGGTACGGATCGGTACTTGCTCCGAACGAGGCGGGGTCGCTCTTCCGGATGAGCTGGGTGAGAGGTTTCCTCGAAACACACTCGGCGCTCGGGCCGCGGAGCAACCTCTGGCCGCTGTTCAAACTTGCGCACGGCCTCGCCACCCTGCTGCCCGCGCCGGACCAGGCGGACGACCCGGCCGTCTGCCTCGTCGGGCCGGACGGTGCACCTTGGTCCATCCACCTCACCGACGTCCGCGACACCGTTGAAGGGACGATCCGGTGCATCGAGTCCCCAGCGGCCGCGAACGAGGGCTTCAACATCGTGGGGCCGCGGGCGACCAGTTTCGCCGAAGGTGCCAAGGTGATCGCTAAGCACCGCGACACCACCCTCCTCAACGCCCACATGCCGGTTCGGCTGGCGTTCGAGCTGTCGAACGCGAAGGCTGAACGGCTCCTCGGCTACCGTCCGCGGTACGACTTCGAGTCCACATTGCTCGCCGGCTCCGGCGACACGCGGGCTACGGACTACGTTCCGGTAGGAGCCGGCTGGACCGCACCGACATCCTGA